A stretch of DNA from Spirosoma endbachense:
ATTTCGAATGGAGATATGTATCCTCGAACCGAAACATAACCGTAGTCACCTTCGTCAGATCTGCATCGTGACGATGGATAAAATCCAGCATTTTTACGTTGAGAGCCGCTACATCCGTGTTTGGGCGTAGTAACGCAAAGGTTCGCCAGCCGTTCATGGACCACCGAGGTGTCCCGGATTTTTGTTTGATGTAGGGTTCTGACGGTAGAACAAAGTCGAACTTCAGCGACGAGTTCGCCGGGATGTCCTGGAATACACCGGTTACTTGTCGGTCGTCTTGATTGCCGACCCGAACTGAGCGTCCGACAACATCGGTTCGTCCAAAGAGTTTTCGAGCTACTGCTTCGGAAATGACTAGCGACGATGGGCCAACTAGTGCTGTTTGGGGGTTCCCCTGCACCATCGGAAATGAAAAAATCCGAAACAAATCTGGACTGGCATAACAACCCCGCTGTCGATACGAATTCGTACCTACCGCTAAGAGGAGCATAGTTCCCGGGGTCATATGCACACTACGTTCCACTTCGGGCAATTCGGCCACCAACGCTGGAGCTAGCAAATGGGGCGTTGTGGGCGTTGTATTCAGGTCGTTCCCAGTTGTTTGTTGATTCTCATACAACTGATACAGATGTGATCCATTGGCGTGAAAGTGGTCGATGGTACGTTCGTCTTGCACCCACAACAGAATCAGTAGGCTGCTAGCTATGCCTAATACCAACCCCAGAATGTTAATGGCCGAAAAGGATTTGTGGCGAATGAGGTTGCGCCAGGCGATTTTGAGATAGTTTCGGATCATGTCAGGATTAATTAGTGGTGGCGAGGGGTGTTCAGGAGTAAAGAAAGAGTGGGGGGTAGCATGTCGCTTCAGGAAGAAATCCCTCGGCCAGTGGGTCAGCCTGGCCAATCGACGCCGTAGGTAATAGGGCCGAATGACTTTCAGGGCTTCCAGGCCATACCACCAACGAGCCCGCCGGAGGCCGACTTGGTCAAGCCGCTGGGCAAACTGCTCCTGCAGATCCCCCTGCAACTCTTCCAGCAGCTCAGCGGGCGTCAACCAGCCGAGCAGGCGGTCCGCCCATGGGGGCGTCCTCAGTGGGTTGGGAGAAGGCTTGTCCATGGCTTAGGCAAAGAAAGGGGTGGGTAAGGCCTCCCAAAACCCCATCCTGAGTTGACGCATCTCCCGCAGCACTTGCTGACCAGTCGCTGTCAGGGTGAATAGGCGTTTGCGCCGTCCACCCCGGGCTAAGGTAGCTCCGCCTAAGGCTGAGCCCACGAGACCTTTCTCCTCCAAACGATACAAGACCACATGCACCCCCGTCACAGAAGTGGTTCGTTGGGTACGTTGCTTAAGTTCGTCGGCAATCGAGACGCCATAGGCCCCAGTGGATTGTTGTTCCAGGAGAGCAACGGCGAGTAAGACCAACTCTTCAAACTCGCCCAGGTAGGTTCGACTCATACCAAACAAGCTACAAAAGGTGTATTTCTCTAGTACTTGTTGAACAAATAAGATGCCAATTCTGTAACTGGCTAATTTTCAAGGAACTACCTTGCTAAATAGTGAATACATGTCCGAAACCGTACAAAAGCTGTCCGATAATAGGTGAACATGGGCCTTGTATATGATCTCTGATTTACCGACGGAAACATTCTCAAAATACCCTCCCCTTCCTGAGATCCATCATTCATTTACCGTCTTCTGATGCATAGAAGCATTCAGCTATAAAAGCCGTTGTATTGGTGCCTAAAGATCTAAGCTATTGCGTGGATAGACAACCGAGTTGAGCAAACCTTGCAGGGCCAAAGCGATATTAGCCCAATGCAGGGACTGGAACATCAACTCGGCTTGAGTCGCTACGGGGGCCCTTGAAAGCAACGGGCTCAGTTCGGCAACTTAGGCGGTAAGCGAGCCCGAGCCCTCGCTAATTGCTGAGGATAACGGGTTACCCGCTGACGCCATCTTCGCGGCTAGCGTTTGCCGACGTGGCCGTACCCGATAAATCCGATGATTATGGGGGTATGATGGGGGCTTGAGAAAGCGGAAACAGCCGGGAATGGCCAGGCTGAAATCCAGCAAGTGAGCTCCTGAGTGAAGTCACTTGCCTGGACTAGTGAATTGATGCCGGGGGATTGGATGCCACTACAAGCGGTTAAGTATTCGGGAAATAAGTCGTTTTCAGGTACTCCCGAAGCGAAGTTGGCTGGCGGCCCAGCAGACGCTCGACGGTATCGAGCGTCCCGGCTAGCATGCCGTGTTGGGCGGCGGCGCCCCACTGGGCTAAGAAGTTGGCGACGAAGTCGGGGAAACCGGCGGCTACTTGCTGGGCGATGTAGGACGACAGCTCGATGCTTTGGTAAGAGATGGGCCGGCCCGCTAACGCGGAGAATTCCCGGGCGATATCGGCAAACGAATAGGCTTCGCTCCCTGATAAAGTATACTCCTGGTCGTCATGCCCTTCGCTGGTCAGCAGGGCAGCCGTGGCAGCGGCCAGTTCAGTCC
This window harbors:
- a CDS encoding PadR family transcriptional regulator → MSRTYLGEFEELVLLAVALLEQQSTGAYGVSIADELKQRTQRTTSVTGVHVVLYRLEEKGLVGSALGGATLARGGRRKRLFTLTATGQQVLREMRQLRMGFWEALPTPFFA